The nucleotide window gtacggcacgccagtccgctgcaaagCATCATTTGATAAAATGAGCCACTTCTTCTTTACTCTTTGCACATTCCTCCTTGGCCCTTTTTTGGATAGAAACCAGGGGGGATTATACATATTCTAACTGAAATATGACTGGCACTAGGATGAGTGGTGTTTTACCATGGTGATGCAGTTTTGTCGGTTGCTATATGGTCAGTTGAAGTACCTGAGAAGCAGGAGGAGTGCAAGTTAAATGTGGGAGGTGGAGGTATGGGGATATGTGgctcttaaaaaaataattcctaATTTGAGTGCAGTGCTGCAGTGCCGCGTATGGATGTTTTTGAGGATGATGGCGCCCCGTCTTTTGTTAGCTCTCCCCAAATTCCATACGCATCCTGAGTCGATGACCGTGGACACAGGGGGTGTGGCTCGCTTCCGCTGCCAGGTGAACGGGATCCCAGAAGCCAGTATCATCTGGGAGAGGAACAGGACTGCTCTCAGCACTCAGGACCACAGGTAacacaaacatactgtatatatgctcGCTCCAGCACACACAAATATGCATGCAGTTACACACTTACAGTACACAGTGTTGGGAGCGCTGCTTCCTGCTGTAAACCACCCAGAAAGAGGACACTGCTGTGTTGCATCTTGTTTGCCACCAGCCATCCCCAGCACTCGAGTGATCCTCTTTATCAAAATGAGGCCCTTTACCTTTACCAGGTACACCTTGCTCCCGTCTGGAATCCTTCAGATCACAGGAGTGAGACATGAGGATAGTGGGATGTACCGTTGCGTGGCGTCCAACATCGCCAACACTCGATACAGCCATGAGGCCCAGCTTGACGTCACAGGTCGCTACTTTCCCTGtgcttttcctgtgtttctggaataTTAGTATCTGTCTCCTGTCTCTTCAAAAGACATTCAGTGATACATGATTAAGCGATAACGTAATTCTGTAATACAACACAGTTGTGGTGTCCCCCGTACTTTTCTTCATTCTCACTGCTCTCTGTCTACCTGTCTCTTTTTCACCATCTCATTCTATGCAGTGACGGCACCTCGGCTTTACAAGGAACCGGTTATCTTGTCGGGTCCCCAGAACCTCACCTTAACCGTCCACCAGACGGCAATTCTGGAGTGCATTGCAACAGGGAACCCGCGACCCATTGTCTCCTGGAGTCGCCTGGGTAAGATCTGCGTGTCCACCTCTCACTTTGGAAAAGCACGGTACTGATGCGTAAGGCTGTTAGCTGAGCTGTGTCAGTGAGAACGTGGCAGATGAAAGGTCCTTTCCAGCGACTCTGCCTGTGAGCCTCGGGCTCTGATGCCTTGGCCTCTCTTGCCTCTGTGTTTGTGCGCAGATGGGCGCTCCATCGGCGTGGAAGGCATTCAGGTGCTGGGCACGGGCAACCTGATGATCTCTGACGTATCGCTGCAGCACTCGGGCGTATACGTGTGCTCTGCCAACCGTCCTGGGACCAGGATGAGGCGTACTGCCCTGGGCAGACTGGTTGTGCAAGGTGAGGTCTCTCTAAGCAGCAGAATTGCAGTCCCACACTGGTATTACCTCTGTGGCCACGGTGACCATTGACAGATCGGAGGTGGAACACATTAGTTTGGGCTAATTTCCCTCTGGGCTCAATGCAttgtccctgtgtgtgtatttgcttttcTACACCTATTCTTCACATCCTGTTCTCATGTTgttctgtgtctctgtgctctGGCATGATTTGATCCGGGAAACCAACAACTCATCccaaattgtttcatttttgtaacTGATAAGGCTGCAACAAATCGAAAGCTAAAAGTGACATTAGATTAGTATCATTCTTTTTGAAGGATAACCAGAACCAGTGTGCGTCAACATCATTCTTCTTTACAGGATAACCGGTGTTTTCTTGGGTTACGTTGCTCCAACATGGCTTTCTCTTTTACCTCCAAAGACAATCACCTGATCAGCCTCTCAGGTTCTCTGTCTGGGCCAGTCTGCATTTTACAGCCATTCTGTGGCTTTGCACAGCAGAGGGGGTCCAAATGATGTGGGGGGAAGGTTTTGAATTAATAAGCCTTGTTGAGGCTGAATTTAGGCAGACTAGACTATATTAGCCAGTTTCGCATTTGACCATGACCTTAAGGCTCAGCGGATGCCCCCCCAGCCCTTTgaccttttgatttttttatggtGCTGCTATGAAGCCGTGGGTTCTTTTGTGTAATTAAGCATTTGTATTGGCCTTCAATTGAACTCCAATAATGGAGAGCACAGCTGCTTGCTATCACACCGCTGCAGACGGACAGGGTCCATCAGCTTCTGCCAGCAAATCTTGTAGGGATGTTTCACCGCTATTTAACTGGTAATACCTGACTACTCCCAGTAGCGAAGTAAAGAGGGTTTATTTACTATAAGAACAAACATAAGTGCTACAGACATCCTCGAAGCACATGTACAActggaaaaagtaaataattgtaaattgaaCATGTAAAGTCATAGAAAGACAGAACTGAAGATATCAGttgattttcacatttttgctaGGAGTATTCAGTAatcctacattttttaaaaaactgttttctctgttttgttcgTCGACCCCAATCAATACCGTCCTTTAACACTTTACAGCTGGACTGGAGCAGCAGACCCAAGGGGGCCTGCGGtttaatatattcattaatttattgattgatATGGGAAAGAGAACAAAGAGCCTGAGATCTCACGTTCCCCGAAAGTGTTGCTGTACCTTAAGCTCTTAGATGTCTCTTCAAGAATGTTCACTTTTATCCACAGTGAATAGTTATTATGTTGTTCTCATATTTGTATCCTTCACTGCATAATCCTTGTTTCTGACAGTCTGCTTGTTCGTCCTCCATCATATTTTCTCCTCCGTTGTAGATGTTTGTCGCTGCATGTATAATACAGTACCATCTGCTATCGCATCATAACTGATTGTGTTCCAATAAGAATTCAGTGTTTCCTTGCCTTACAGCGTAGAATCTTTAAGTAATCTATAGTTTATTGCAAATCAGCACTGTGCAAGGTTACACATATATTTTCCTTAGTTAGAGTGCATCCACATCTCCTTTGTACAGTTATCTCATACTGTACCCCGGTGTTCCATGTACAGAATTTGTACTGTATAGACAAATAAGTTAAATGTAGTATTTCCTCTGTGCCAAGGTAGGTTCATCTtgattgttcatttttttatttgaaggcCTTTATACTCAGCCCTGAGCCCATATCCATGTGCAGGTTGTCTCTTTCCATCTGTATGCACACCATCTGGCCGCTGATGTTGGTGACCTCTGACAAATCTGAAGTCCCTCTGAACCTGGACCTGGACGTCCTCTGCCTTATGCAAAACAGTTTGCAGACTCAAGTTTAAGGTCTGTCTGTCTCAGGCCTGTTTATTTGTGCCCCAGGTCACTGTTGATGGGAGGTGGTGCGAGGGTCTGTCCTTTCACGCTCTCCGACTGTGccactcccctccccccccagtcTCAAGCCCTTGGTCTAGGTCACGGTCATGGGGGACCCCGTTGTCCCAAAGGCAGCTTGAGAGCGGTGCTGGCAGGACAGATGCAGACCACAAACATACAATGGGTGGCCGTCTGAGGGGTGGGCAGCAGGGGGGGCGAGAACATTGaacaggagggggtggggataATTGTGTCAGTGAAGGATCACGCctcacctctgacctctgccccTCTCCCCACAAGCTCCTAGGAGCACTTTTTTCTGGGTGGTGGGGCCATGATGATGGAGAAGAGAGAGCGGTGATTGAGAGGCGGGGCTGGGACAGGAGGCATCTTGGATAGGTTTACTTTAGTGAGGTCTGCGAAGAAGACGGATGGGTCCTGACAGCGAGGTGATGCTTCTCTCATTGCCCTCTCTGTGTTGTCTTTTCGGACATTTGGCTGTGTCTGTGCTAGCAGCCGGGGCTAAAGGGAACACGAGGACAGCCAAGATCAGGGTAAAAGTGCACAGGACACTGGGAGAGGCCACAGAACAAAGGTGTGAGGGGCCTTTTCCGAGGGTTTACAGCGAAGGGACAGCTGTCATAGGGAAGACATGTACTTCATATGTCCTGAATGTCTACTTCCTGGAAGATTTTAATTCAGTTCTGAAAGgctagaaatatgttttttcttccaaGAATTTACCATGCAGGTGATGctaacaataacaatataagTACCGATGTTGGTAAAATGTGATACACATTGTCAGTCTAGTTTTATGAGAGATCTTTGGTCAAATGTGGGAGATGCGATTTTCAAACAGACAACTTCCTCCAATCTGGTGTCAATAAAAGGCCGACAGGATGATGGAGGGAGTTCTTCCTGGGCTGCCCTAAGGAGAAAAACCCAGAGCTGGGACGGCTGGCTTCGCAAGTCCCATTCCTCCCCTTTTCTTGCCGTGGGGATGCTCTCCTTGTGGATAAACAATTTCTGCAAAGTTCAAATGTGAAGGGCTCTCGAGGGGAGAGGAGCGTGTCTTACCGGGCGGATTCATTAAGGCAACCGTCCCGGCTACCTACCCCCCTATCTGCAGACCCCGATTCAGAGGCTCTATAGAAGCCTTGAGTGGTTTCCTTTCAGACCCACAATCGGCCATCTATCTTCCGCTTTTCGGGAATGCAGCACCCCGCTCACTGACCCTAACCACCCTGGCATACTGGAGAACTGCTGGCCCACTCTGGAGAGTCCAGTTAGTAAATACAAAGGTATACATCTGCCAAGAAACCCAGTGGTGTTTCTATTAAGGAAAATCTCCTTAAATGGGAAGGTGTCTGTGAAGAGAGCGTTGAGATTTATGCAGCggtttgtgtgcatgtgcctTCAGGCTTTTTTTGCAGTGGTGATAATTTGATTTCATTAGttaatgctttttcttttgtgaaGGCAATGCAGATAAATTCCCCTTTTTCCAGGGGTTTTCTACAGTTCTCAAATGGAATATTAATGTTTACTGCTGCATATGGGTCCATGTGCACTGTTTGCAGCAGGATGTAATTGTGAGAAACTTTTCAAAACAGCTCATTAAAGACTTTAATGTGGAATCTTTGCAAACCTTCAGGCGAAGTGTAGTTCTGTGGGCTGATGATACTCTGTGGGGCTCATCCACAAACATTCAGAGGAAAGGCTGTGATACTTTTTTATTCCTCATTCTTAGAACAAAATAGTTGTTTACTTAATGCTCCTGCTGGTAACTAATCTATAAAATACTGtgtggtaaatgaataaatatattgccCAATAAATATATTCCCAGTGTGACtcagtgtaaataattaaaatggttgtttctgtttttggagccctttaattcaaaaaaaaaaaaaaaaaaaaaaacaataaggcATTAATGTCTCCTAAAGTctttttaaattgctgtttATAAAACCCTCTGAATGAATATTGTTGATGGTGTTGAAAAGCTACAACCACCAAGTCTGCTAAAACAAGTGACCACAAAAACAAGCGTTTCCTATAAAGGTCCctgtttcacattttactgGCCCATCTAGTCAGCGATGTATTTTTTGCCTCTTGAAAGAAACGGAGAATCTAGGCCCTGAGGGTGGAGGCAGAAGGAATAAAATCCATCCCGTGATTGATTAATGGCTCCCTATTGAAATCGGCCTCCCCGTGCTCCCTGCCCTtaaccccacccccctctccaGCCCCCTCCCTCTAGGACCCTCTTCCCAGCCTCCTCACAATAGGCCTGAGAGAAAGCTATTATAGCAAAGGGGGCTCTGGATGGCAATAGATCAATGAGATGCACAGGGTTGGGGTTCTGGGTCCTGCAAGCATACGCGGCCATTGTGTTTCTACTGAACCGGCTGTTAGCGCGAGCGGTGAACCCACATCTGTCCCCCTTGGAGAGTGGGGAATGGTACGTGGTGCTTTTGGGTTCCGCAGGGAAGAGTTTTGTCGCTGCGGTTGAGGTCCACTTCAGGACTCAAAGAGTGCACTTTTCAGCAGGTTGCCGGGGGCCTATCTTTACACCTGTCCATCTTTTCCTTCGTTTTTGACATCCCTCCTTTTGTTGCTGGGCACATCGTGCCGTCTTTGAATGGCTCGATTGCGTGATGACATTGTATCGCGAGAGGCGGCCAGAAAGATATGTTTGAATTAGAATAAACAGTAGCGCTGTAGTACGACACTTGTAAAAGAGACACATGACACCGTTTCATTCAGCTGGatgcaaacaaaagaaataatctTGAAGCACTCCAGATGTAAGTGAGCTGGCCTGCAAACTGCTGAGCAGATGCCGAGTTGCCAGCTCCTACTCGACTCTCCTCACGGTTCCTGATAAAATGAGCTTTTCGCAGCGAATGCGTTATTTGCTTATTATTAGATTGCCGGTGCAACAGCTGAAGTAGCCATTCTGCGAAGTGCCGCAGCCTGCGAAACAGTTTTGGACCTGCAGGATGTACTCATCTGTGTCGTTTAAGTTCAAGTGCCTGATGCATCATcgacaagacagaaaaaaaaaaactagagcCGCGTCGACGGTCTTCCTTTGTGCGCACGGCACAAGAAGGCCCGTAAAGAGAATGTGAAACAGACCGGTTTCTctagcaatttttttccccGCCGTCTTCCGCTTTTCCAGCTCCGCCCGAGTTTCTGCAGTGGCCGCAGTCCGTTTCcaagccagcagggggcagtgctGTGTTCACCTGCCTGGCTCAGGGGGTCCCAGAACCTCACCTGATCTGGCTGAAGAATGGAAAGATCCTGAGCCCAAAAGACAACGTCAAGCTCACCAACAACAACAGGTGCTTTACAGCTATGTGCTCGTGctctgaagacatgctgcaGTACGAACTAAGCTGTGTGTTACTCGCTGTCTCTTAGCTGTGAACATACTGTATCTACAATGTCTACGCTCATACGTTATAGTAAACTTTCAAAACGAGTATGCCAGAACTAATAATGAAATGATATATGTATCAAAAGTATGTGATGGTCTTTAATTTGACCTAAGTATGGTTTCCCAAACtttgtttaaatgcaaagccaTATTTAAcaatttcaaatgtttaaatgcatttgaaatatGAGGTGTTCAAAACTGGCATGTAATGAAATgtctgcattttaaatattgccAAGTGAAACAGCTGAATGTTTTGTAGacgtgctcacacacacacacacacacacacacacacacacacacacacacacacacacacacacaaagctgccCTCTAGTTATGGTCCAGTTTTGTTCATGCCTTTCACCAGTAGGTGGCAGTGTTGCGCCCTATCCCTTCCATGCTGCCTGTTAGGTTTAAATATGCTTTGCTGTAATGACTATTCAGGTAGCTTCTATAAACAGAGGTGAAAGTAACAACAATCACTTCTCTTATGTCGTGTTAGCAGAAACATTGGTATTTTCTTAGAGCCGAGTGTTTGCCCATATTTCCCAGCATCTTTCCCTGCAGCGTGCTTTACCCCACTGTTTCTTGTATATTGggtacattatatttttaaatatttttttatcccttgctcacatactctatcttctcacctgtcttgtcactgtcattctgtctgtgctgtggtagttcctgtcaccaagacaaattccttgtatgtgcgaacatacctggcaataaagctcgttctgattctgattctgtttCTGCAGCACGCTGGCAGTGACGCGCATCACCTCGGAGGATGAGGCCATTTACCAGTGCATCGCCGAAAACAGCGCAGGCACCAATCAGGCCAGTGCGCGTCTAGCTGTGTCCCCGGCGACCGAGCTGCCCGAAGCGCCGCGGGACCTCCGGGCAACCGCTCTGTCCGGCACCACGCTGCAGCTCACCTGGGCGCAGCCTCCCGCCGAGGTCACTGATGGCATCATCGGCTACGTGCTACACATCCGCAAGCTGGGAGGTGAGGAAGCTAGGGTGAGGGGAGGGCAGACCCACGGGGTCAGGTGGGGCAACTGTTTCTTGTCTCTCTCTTAGCACACAGGTAGGGTGCTGATATTCCCTTTTCTGTCACGCAGAGCCAGACAGCAGCGAGCTACAGGAAGCCGTCAGCAAGACCACCTTCCAGCACGATTTCAACAACCTCGAAGCTGGCACCACCTACGCCATCTACCTGAAGGCCTATTCGCCGCTGGGAGCGAGCCAGCAGTCAAGCACGGTCGTCGCCACAACGCTGGGCGCAGGTGGGCCTTCACCTCCGAGTGACGCAAGCTTTGTGGACAGGAAACTCTTAATTGTTGTTTTAAATCATGATGTGCTTTAATGGAGACAAATTGCTCGTAACATTTGCTGATATGTGCTTTGTCCTCCTGCCCTGCTCTTTCCTCATTTCTGTggattttttctctctcaaatTATATTTCCTGTCTGCCTCCTCATTTTCCCTCAATTCATCACGTCACCGATGTGCCTCCCCttctcccccgccccccccccccaactcgtTTGTTCCccttcttctccatctgctgcccccACCCGTCGGACCCCTCTTTCGTCTTCCTTCTCACTCCTGCTCCCACAGTTCCCACCGCCCCCGCGTTCTTCACCAAGGTGTTGAACGGCACAGCGATGCAGGTCTTCTGGGAGCTGCCTAACAAGCCAGGGAAGGTGGAGGGCTTCAGGCTGTCATACCGCAGGGTCCCAGAGCCCGACTTCCAAGGGCCTCATCTGATGCCCAGCCATATCAACACTCACATTATCTCCCACCTAGGTCAGTGTGTCTCCGGGCAATGCGGTCTCTAGCCGCTTGGCCATTTAAGAACTCCACTCAGTTTTTGTCATACGTTGTGTGAAAGTAatgctatttaaaatgattgcCCGTAAGCCCTGGTGAGTAGAGTACAGAGTGCCCACCACGTGTCTGTGAATTGCATTTGATGGTTACATTTCATATATAAGTGCCGTTAATGTCTGCAGACTTTCTACTAATGGTTTGtgtacttcttcttcttcttgttattactattgtctacattcattcattcaattattggatcattaaatatttgtgaaatttattcattaaatattaGTATCTCTCACATTTTTCCGAAATGGAGTCCTTGGCATCAATAAGCGAATAGAAGGATGTGAGAATCCTGGATGTCATAAGATACCTGAGATCAATAGCTTTATCTTGCATTGGACACTCACTAgaagttgctgcctttgcaaTAATGAATCTGAAATCCCTTTCAGAGCCTGCAGCCATATATGAAATTAAACTGGTGGCCTACAATGGTAATGGGGACAGCAGTGACTCCAAGCAACTGGTTTCCATGAGTGGGGACATGAGTAGCACCAAGACCAGTGCAGGTAAGATACAAACAGTGTGAGTGTATTGAGTGTGACTGGAGCCAATACACTTATAGCATCACATAGAATAATGTGGTTATGAATGCGTGCATAATAGGTACATACAGTTTAtacacatagtgtgtgtgtgtgtgtgtctgtgtctatgtGTATATGAGCGTGTGCATAGGCAGACAAATATGCAGGAATGGCAAAGTTCTGGGAATGTTCTGGAGACATCCAATGGGATGGAAGGATTACTGTTTTGCAAATAATGTGCGTTTACAGTTTGAGACAAGGACAGAGGAGTTTGCCTGCAGGGCGTCTGTGTTTAGATTCCAGGAAGCGAAGGGAAAGCGAGTCCCCGGAGAAGGATCCACATCCTTAGCGTTGCACACCTCGGAAAATCGAAGTCGGCTTGAGTGACAGGAGCTCTGAAAGAAAAGCCTCGGCATTGCTCTAATCGTGCTGTTTATCAGGAAGAGAGTCAGAGCCCCCTGGGTGGTGGCGCTGGGGGTGCTGGTGTCACACTTGTGCTGTCTTCCTCTCTGTGTCTGAACTAGAGCTTTTTTGGCATCACTGCACAAACACTTTCACAGCCCTCCTACCATTAGGTTATACTTAGGGTTAGGCTCATTTCACTCCATTGCAATCCCTGTTACACTTTTAGCATTTTGCCTCTGATAAACAAGCACCGCATGGCATATCAGTCAGTTTGTGGGGTTGTTTATCCTTTGCGGTCCCGTTGCATTTAGTGGTTTTTTTGCTGAACAGTCATTTCCAGAGCAGCGGGAAGGGGATGGGTGGGCACAGACTGGCTGCGGCGCCTCTGGATCGCACTGCAGCCCCACGTGGGGCTCTGATGCAGGAGAGCAGATTACTCCTGTCTGCGCGCACCGTAGCTGCGGCACGTCGGCACCTCACTGCCAGCGTTTCCTACGGCTTTGTGCGCACGTCATATAGAAGTGTGCTGGGCGTGACTCACGCCGAGCGTGTGCCTCTGCCCACCTTCGGTCTGCGGGTCTGTTGGTAGCGTTGCAAGCgctctgtggtgtgtgtgtgtgtgtgtgtgtgcgtgctgacATGTCACCTTTCTCTGTGGCCTTGCTCTTCTCTGTGCCGCAGGTGGCGAGAGGCTGTGCAACTGCAGGCAGGAGGGAGAGGGGTCCATGGCAGGCATTGTGGTGGGCATCCACATCGGCATAGCCTGCATCATCTTCTGCGTCCTCTTCCTCATGTTTGGGTACCGCCGCAGGTGAGGAGACGACTGCTGAGGGGAAAGAAaggggggcagctggcagcaaagtgcttagagctgctgccttttgggttcaaaggttgccagtttaagTCTCACCCAGTGCagtgtttccacacacacacacacacacacacacacaccgcagagCTCTTGCAATGCTACCAACAGACCCACAGCAAGCCACTTACCCCAGTATGCTccggaaaattacccagctgtatgaatgggtaaatgattttaagtagcttaaccttataagttgttttggagaaaagtgtcagctaaatgagtcagTGTAAAATCACAGTCCATCTTGAACAGGGAATATGCGTTACCTACTTATCTCTTCCAAAGAGAAGCTGATGCTACACAGGTAGCGTGTGTACTAGTGTTTAGAGTTACGGTGTCAGATAAACGTCCACCTGGCTTTGGATTTTGGATGTTGACTCCATACTCTCATGTCTCCCAGTCTGTTCTGCAGGAAATTAACCCAGGACAGCTGGTCTGTGCCTCAGGGCAGTGAGCAGGGGCATCGGGGGCAGAGGAACGGAGCTCCCAAAGAGGTTACACAGGCCCCAGAAGTCATAGAGCTTGTGACTCAGGTGGGTCTGATACCTCAACACATCACATAAACATGAAGCAACACTCACATTTACCCTGTTCAGTTTTACACCTTATCCATGTATACTTCAGTATATGTTCAGCGAGGCTATTGAGGGTATTTTGGTAAAAGGTACAACCGCTGTGAAGAGGTCACATTATGGTTATATGCTCTGCAATATGCTGCGCTTGTGCAATTGCGCTATtcagagttaaaaaaataatgaacaattttattttcacataaacAAATCCTGttgagaagagcagaaagacagaaaatttaATGCCTTTTGATTTACTTGTAGCTCTGTTCTTGAAATGTCAGCTGCTCTTTGGCAGCTCAAAGTGAGACCCTAGGTGCCTTCAGAATACTGATGATGCTGACGGTGATGCTACTGACTCCAGAGACGAATCCTCGTCACAGTAATGTTATGCTATGTGTGCAAACCGACACGACTCTAAAAGCTGTCTTCCCTGCCCAGAGACGGGATGAGCAGTGCCAGTCTCCCCCCGCCCAGTGCCAGGTCCTCATCGAGCAGCACCTGTCCAGCCAACCTGGCACGGGCACTGGCTAGTCCACCCCCGCATCGGCACGCTGCACCCCCCCACGGAACAGCTTCTCTCCACATCCCCACTCTGCCACTGCCTTACACCTTCCAGCAGCCCCCGGGGCCTCTCTTAAAGCACACggtcacaaacacacaacgTTATTATTCTCTTGCAAGTCATTTGGTCAAGTTATCAAGGTTTTACCTCCACGTGAGAAGTGCTTGCTGCCTTCAGCCTAAACCAAAGCTAATATACCTAAGTAGGTGTATAAATGCCGAAAATTAACTTGAGGGGACGGttccatattttacatttttatctaATTTTCCGGTGTTTGTTACTCCTTCCTGttatgtggaaaaacagactTGGAACCTCCTCGTTTTTCACACCAGGCGTTGTGTTCATATGAAGATAATATTACCAAAGTGTCCACTGAAACCAAAACTTATACTCCCGATGGCTGGTTTGGTAATATATCTGCTCCTGGTAGCACAGATTCTTTAATTCGTGGCTCACTGGAAGACATAATGGGAAGGAACAGAAAATTCACCCAGAAAATGCCGTATAAAGTAGGAATGTGGCTCACGCAGCACAGAGTATTTATTTCAAAGCTAtctttgtgttacattttataccatttgtactgtaaaatgttacaCATAGCACGTTAAAACTGAACAGTCCAACTATCTGGACATAAATCACTTTTCAATCCGTCTCCCTTCGGGATCAGCGAACGGTGCTGCGGTTATCTTATCGGAATGTCAGCGCGATGCTGTTTGTTCgctggcagatgtggaggatCT belongs to Scleropages formosus chromosome 18, fSclFor1.1, whole genome shotgun sequence and includes:
- the LOC108941895 gene encoding immunoglobulin superfamily DCC subclass member 3 codes for the protein MMNQRAILVFSLLLLVLCSGMGGASSELAFLTEPSDVIAVRDRPLMLDCQVEGEGPISITWRRNGVPVPVGQKAAVLANGTLLIRNFQKRRESNETDAGEYDCAAQNRYGMLVSRKARVQLASLPKFHTHPESMTVDTGGVARFRCQVNGIPEASIIWERNRTALSTQDHRYTLLPSGILQITGVRHEDSGMYRCVASNIANTRYSHEAQLDVTVTAPRLYKEPVILSGPQNLTLTVHQTAILECIATGNPRPIVSWSRLDGRSIGVEGIQVLGTGNLMISDVSLQHSGVYVCSANRPGTRMRRTALGRLVVQAPPEFLQWPQSVSKPAGGSAVFTCLAQGVPEPHLIWLKNGKILSPKDNVKLTNNNSTLAVTRITSEDEAIYQCIAENSAGTNQASARLAVSPATELPEAPRDLRATALSGTTLQLTWAQPPAEVTDGIIGYVLHIRKLGEPDSSELQEAVSKTTFQHDFNNLEAGTTYAIYLKAYSPLGASQQSSTVVATTLGAVPTAPAFFTKVLNGTAMQVFWELPNKPGKVEGFRLSYRRVPEPDFQGPHLMPSHINTHIISHLEPAAIYEIKLVAYNGNGDSSDSKQLVSMSGDMSSTKTSAGGERLCNCRQEGEGSMAGIVVGIHIGIACIIFCVLFLMFGYRRSLFCRKLTQDSWSVPQGSEQGHRGQRNGAPKEVTQAPEVIELVTQRRDEQCQSPPAQCQVLIEQHLSSQPGTGTG